One stretch of Daphnia pulicaria isolate SC F1-1A chromosome 8, SC_F0-13Bv2, whole genome shotgun sequence DNA includes these proteins:
- the LOC124311147 gene encoding SET domain-containing protein SmydA-8-like translates to MSGLIITPLQPVLLPSSIAGHPSDDQHYDSTSITTQNPADVVGAEPPVGCAFTIGKSSDIGKFLVATRNIRADEIIIDAEEALAVGPKQATHPVCLNCYRRVDGSYLCPRCQWPLCSEVCAQMENGAHQKYECELLANREAYPTKEELEQEDCRLYDCIAPLRIVLDNHRNPERSRLWLGLEDHRLYRQKIGIWHVDRKTVVEPVLNKWQLGENTNEEELQRACGILEVNAFEVCDDDKTISARAVYSHACLMAHNCVPNTACCVNPATQRMTVRAAVDIPAGQMITTSYTFTLDGTLRRRSHLKETKFFDCCCPRCCDPTELGSHLSSLACPRCSGRNYTVPEDPLNPASFWKCQGEKCGNRIGSDQVNQLLACLQRKADELNYDDFQGLEIFIETWSSLLHPNHSLLIGIKYYLCHFYGNAPGFLLKEMSWRFLTRKMKLCEELLNIARILEPGDSNFHCSLLREYELAENELFQRMAIEEEEENELSHGDHE, encoded by the exons ATGAGCGGTCTCATTATCACTCCTCTTCAGCCAGTGCTACTACCCTCGTCGATTGCTGGTCACCCCTCCGATGACCAGCACTACGACTCGACGTCAATCACGACCCAAAATCCCGCCGACGTTGTG gGCGCTGAGCCACCCGTGGGATGTGCGTTCACGATCGGGAAATCATCCGACATTGGAAA ATTTCTAGTCGCTACGAGAAATATCAGGGCTGATGAAATTATCATTGATGCTGAAGAAGCCCTGGCTGTCGGACCGAAACAGGCAACCCATCCg GTATGCTTGAATTGTTATCGGCGTGTGGACGGCAGCTACCTGTGCCCTCGTTGTCAATGGCCGCTGTGTTCAGAAGTTTGCGCACAGATGGAAAACGGTGCCCATCAGAAATACGAATGCGAATTGTTGGCTAACCGAGAAGCTTATCCTACCAAGGAAGAACTGGAACAAGAAGATTGCCGCCTGTACGATTGCATCGCACCTTTGCGGATAGTCCTGGATAACCACCGCAATCCGGAGAGAAGTCGATTGTGGCTCGGATTGGAGGATCACCGCCTTTACCGCCAAAAGATTGGCATTTGGCACGTCGATCGCAAAACCGTCGTCGAGCCCGTTCTTAACAAATGGCAATTAGGTGAGAATACCAACGAAGAAGAGCTGCAAAGAGCGTGCGGGATCTTGGAGGTGAACGCGTTCGAAGTTTGTGACGACGATAAGACCATCAGCGCTCGGGCCGTTTACTCTCACGCTTGTTTGATGGCTCACAATTGCGTTCCAAACACGGCATGTTGCGTGAATCCCGCCACTCAACGGATGACCGTTCGTGCGGCCGTCGACATCCCAGCCGGCCAAATGATCACGACGTCGTACACTTTTACTTTGGATGGAACGTTGCGTCGTCGATCCCAtttgaaagaaacgaaattcTTTGACTGTTGCTGCCCTCGCTGTTGCGATCCTACCGAACTGGGCAGCCATCTGAGTTCGCTGGCCTGTCCCAGATGCAGCGGCCGGAATTACACCGTTCCGGAAGACCCGCTCAATCCTGCAAGTTTCTGGAAATGTCAGGGGGAAAAGTGCGGCAACCGAATAGGATCAGATCAGGTCAACCAACTCCTCGCCTGTCTCCAGCGCAAAGCGGATGAACTTAATTACGACGATTTTCAAGGATTGGAAATTTTTATCGAGACATGGTCGTCTCTTCTCCATCCCAACCACTCGCTATTGATTGGCATCAAGTATTACCTGTGCCATTTTTATGGCAACGCTCCAGGATTTCTCTTGAAAGAAATGTCGTGGCGATTTCTGACCAGAAAGATGAAACTCTGCGAGGAATTGTTAAACATTGCTCGCATTCTAGAGCCTGGAGATTCAAACTTTCATT GCAGTTTACTCAGAGAATACGAGTTGGCGGAGAACGAGCTGTTCCAACGAATggcaattgaagaagaagaagaaaatgaattaagcCATGGTGATCACGAATAG
- the LOC124311118 gene encoding SET domain-containing protein SmydA-8-like isoform X2: MTEEKCFCGKEAHQRCSGCQAVFYCSRDHQKSDWKKHRSHCKAYRIEQTLTVGRHLIACRDLKAGDVILQEKPIVLGPKHTAGQICLGCYCGVDGRTRCSQCGWPMCGRDDCHAHESDHAAECGVMASGGRPIVGSLPVQAYQSVMVLRCLALRDQNPERWEELMQLEAHVQERRQKGMEDVDQATAVRFIRETLGLQIPEELILQLCGILMVNSFEQPPMKGNSQHGLVAVYSTASLLEHDCVANAIKTFTNKGDIVIRAAVPIPKGEKIALCYTEPLWGTMNRQRHLSQTKFFQCVCERCKDPTELDTFTSGFYCQKCPQQSAGILLTENPLDDASDWICRQCGARQPANYAAEIIESVGKEIVALKKGSVKDCEGFLRKFSKVLHPNHFYLTDVKMALCQMYGHLEGQSLIEMNDDTLNAKEALALELLKVADAVSPGMTRLRAILLYELQAVLSVRCRKLCLTQSISKEELQANVKVVRKMLQESSTIFSWEPEETDEGRLAIISSKELKDVELFLKTLD; encoded by the exons ATGACGGAAGAGAAATGTTTCTGCGGGAAGGAGGCTCACCAGCGCTGTTCCGGATGCCAGGCCGTCTTCTACTGCTCCAGGGATCACCAGAAAAGCGATTGGAAGAAGCACCGATCCCATTGCAAGGCCTACCGCATCGAGCAGACGCTCACCGTTGGACGGCATTTGATCGCCTGTCGGGACCTCAAAGCTG GCGATGTCATCCTTCAAGAGAAACCCATTGTTTTGGGACCCAAGCACACGGCCGGACAAATCTGCCTCGGATGCTATTGCGGCGTCGACGGGCGGACGAGATGCTCCCAGTGCGGCTGGCCCATGTGCGGACGCGATGATTGCCACGCTCACGAGTCGGATCACGCGGCCGAGTGCGGAGTGATGGCGTCGGGTGGACGACCCATCGTCGGCAGCCTTCCGGTTCAAGCCTACCAAAGCGTCATGGTGTTGCGCTGCCTGGCGCTGCGGGATCAGAATCCGGAACGGTGGGAGGAGCTGATGCAGTTGGAGGCTCACGTTCAAGAGCGACGCCAAAAAGGAATGGAGGACGTGGATCAAGCCACGGCGGTCCGATTCATCCGCGAAACGCTGGGACTCCAAATCCCGGAAGAGCTGATCCTACAACTGTGCGGAATTCTAATGGTCAACAGCTTCGAACAGCCGCCAATGAAAGGCAATTCTCAACACGGATTGGTGGCCGTCTACTCGACGGCCAGTTTGCTGGAACACGATTGCGTGGCCAACGCCATCAAAACCTTCACCAACAAGGGGGATATCGTCATCCGGGCGGCTGTGCCGATACctaaaggagagaaaatagcACTGTGTTACACGGAGCCGCTATGGGGAACGATGAACCGTCAGCGTCACCTTTCGCAAACGAAATTCTTCCAGTGCGTCTGCGAACGCTGTAAAGATCCGACTGAGCTGGATACGTTCACTTCTGGTTTTTATTGCCAGAAATGTCCGCAGCAATCGGCGGGAATCCTTTTGACAGAAAACCCGCTGGATGATGCCAGTGACTGGATCTGTCGGCAATGCGGCGCTCGCCAACCGGCCAACTATGCGGCGGAAATTATTGAAAGTGTCGGCAAGGAGATTGTGGCTTTGAAAAAAGGATCGGTTAAGGATTGCGAGGGATTCTTGCGCAAGTTCTCCAAAGTTCTTCATCCGAATCACTTTTACTTGACCGATGTTAAAATGGCGCTCTGTCAAATGTACGGACACCTGGAAGGGCAGAGTCTCATTGAAATGAACGACGATACGCTCAACGCCAAAGAAGCTCTGGCTTTAGAACTTTTGAAAGTAGCCGATGCTGTTTCACCAG gGATGACCCGTTTGAGAGCCATTTTACTGTATGAGCTGCAAGCTGTGTTATCCGTTCGTTGTCGTAAGCTCTGTCTCACTCAAAGTATTTCAAAGGAAGAACTGCAAGCCAAtgttaaa gTGGTACGGAAAATGCTGCAAGAGTCATCGACGAT
- the LOC124311118 gene encoding SET domain-containing protein SmydA-8-like isoform X1 translates to MTEEKCFCGKEAHQRCSGCQAVFYCSRDHQKSDWKKHRSHCKAYRIEQTLTVGRHLIACRDLKAGDVILQEKPIVLGPKHTAGQICLGCYCGVDGRTRCSQCGWPMCGRDDCHAHESDHAAECGVMASGGRPIVGSLPVQAYQSVMVLRCLALRDQNPERWEELMQLEAHVQERRQKGMEDVDQATAVRFIRETLGLQIPEELILQLCGILMVNSFEQPPMKGNSQHGLVAVYSTASLLEHDCVANAIKTFTNKGDIVIRAAVPIPKGEKIALCYTEPLWGTMNRQRHLSQTKFFQCVCERCKDPTELDTFTSGFYCQKCPQQSAGILLTENPLDDASDWICRQCGARQPANYAAEIIESVGKEIVALKKGSVKDCEGFLRKFSKVLHPNHFYLTDVKMALCQMYGHLEGQSLIEMNDDTLNAKEALALELLKVADAVSPGMTRLRAILLYELQAVLSVRCRKLCLTQSISKEELQANVKVVRKMLQESSTIFSWEPEETDEGRLAIISSKELKDVELFLKTLD, encoded by the exons ATGACGGAAGAGAAATGTTTCTGCGGGAAGGAGGCTCACCAGCGCTGTTCCGGATGCCAGGCCGTCTTCTACTGCTCCAGGGATCACCAGAAAAGCGATTGGAAGAAGCACCGATCCCATTGCAAGGCCTACCGCATCGAGCAGACGCTCACCGTTGGACGGCATTTGATCGCCTGTCGGGACCTCAAAGCTG GCGATGTCATCCTTCAAGAGAAACCCATTGTTTTGGGACCCAAGCACACGGCCGGACAAATCTGCCTCGGATGCTATTGCGGCGTCGACGGGCGGACGAGATGCTCCCAGTGCGGCTGGCCCATGTGCGGACGCGATGATTGCCACGCTCACGAGTCGGATCACGCGGCCGAGTGCGGAGTGATGGCGTCGGGTGGACGACCCATCGTCGGCAGCCTTCCGGTTCAAGCCTACCAAAGCGTCATGGTGTTGCGCTGCCTGGCGCTGCGGGATCAGAATCCGGAACGGTGGGAGGAGCTGATGCAGTTGGAGGCTCACGTTCAAGAGCGACGCCAAAAAGGAATGGAGGACGTGGATCAAGCCACGGCGGTCCGATTCATCCGCGAAACGCTGGGACTCCAAATCCCGGAAGAGCTGATCCTACAACTGTGCGGAATTCTAATGGTCAACAGCTTCGAACAGCCGCCAATGAAAGGCAATTCTCAACACGGATTGGTGGCCGTCTACTCGACGGCCAGTTTGCTGGAACACGATTGCGTGGCCAACGCCATCAAAACCTTCACCAACAAGGGGGATATCGTCATCCGGGCGGCTGTGCCGATACctaaaggagagaaaatagcACTGTGTTACACGGAGCCGCTATGGGGAACGATGAACCGTCAGCGTCACCTTTCGCAAACGAAATTCTTCCAGTGCGTCTGCGAACGCTGTAAAGATCCGACTGAGCTGGATACGTTCACTTCTGGTTTTTATTGCCAGAAATGTCCGCAGCAATCGGCGGGAATCCTTTTGACAGAAAACCCGCTGGATGATGCCAGTGACTGGATCTGTCGGCAATGCGGCGCTCGCCAACCGGCCAACTATGCGGCGGAAATTATTGAAAGTGTCGGCAAGGAGATTGTGGCTTTGAAAAAAGGATCGGTTAAGGATTGCGAGGGATTCTTGCGCAAGTTCTCCAAAGTTCTTCATCCGAATCACTTTTACTTGACCGATGTTAAAATGGCGCTCTGTCAAATGTACGGACACCTGGAAGGGCAGAGTCTCATTGAAATGAACGACGATACGCTCAACGCCAAAGAAGCTCTGGCTTTAGAACTTTTGAAAGTAGCCGATGCTGTTTCACCAG gGATGACCCGTTTGAGAGCCATTTTACTGTATGAGCTGCAAGCTGTGTTATCCGTTCGTTGTCGTAAGCTCTGTCTCACTCAAAGTATTTCAAAGGAAGAACTGCAAGCCAAtgttaaa gTGGTACGGAAAATGCTGCAAGAGTCATCGACGATCTTCTCGTGGGAGCCGGAAGAGACGGATGAAGGTCGATTAGCCATCATTTCCAGCAAGGAACTGAAGGATGTTGAACTGTTTCTAAAAACCCTTGATTAG